In the Oryza glaberrima chromosome 6, OglaRS2, whole genome shotgun sequence genome, one interval contains:
- the LOC127776206 gene encoding aspartyl protease APCB1-like: MEHASSPRAHGVVVIAVAPEHHDDSGKKGWRLAAAAFGDEAGFGVEEEEEGEVRWRERRVASLWRVAGALLVVAALAVAGHYCLYHDPAAFSREEVRSSFLLPLYPKSGGGGAGAGAAGESAGGVKPDSAGAETRENSSAVLPIRGNVFPDGQYYTAMYIGNPPRPYFLDVDTGSDLTWIQCDAPCTNCAKGPHPLYKPEKPNVVPPRDSYCQELQGNQNYGDTSKQCDYEITYADRSSSMGILARDNMQLITADGERENLDFVFGCGYDQQGNLLSSPANTDGILGLSNAAISLPTQLASQGIISNVFGHCIAADPSNGGYMFLGDDYVPRWGMTWMPIRNGPENLYSTEVQKVNYGDQQLNVRRKAGKLTQVIFDSGSSYTYLPHEDYANLIASLKSLSPSLLQDESDRTLPFCMKPDFPVRSMDDVKHLFKPLSLVFKKRLFILPRTFVIPPEDYLIISDKNNICLGVLDGTEIGHDSAIVIGDVSLRGKLVVYNNDEKQIGWVQSDCSKPQKQSGFPFLFKRVLQNQLL, from the exons atggagcacgcctcctcgccgcgcgcccaTGGCGTGGTGGTGATCGCGGTCGCCCCGGAACACCACGACGACAGCGGCAAGAAGGGGTggcgtctcgccgccgccgccttcggggACGAGGCGGGGTTCggggtggaagaggaggaggagggggaggtgaggtggagggagaggcgggTGGCGTCGCTGTGGCGCGTGGCGGGGGCGCTGCTGGTGGTCGCGGCGCTCGCGGTGGCGGGGCACTACTGCCTGTACCACGACCCGGCGGCGTTCTCGCGGGAGGAGGTGAGGTCGTCGTTCTTGCTGCCGCTGTACCCgaagtccggcggcggcggagccggcgccggcgcggcgggggaGTCGGCCGGTGGCGTCAAGCCAGACAGCGCCGGCGCGGAGACGAGGGAGAATTCTTCGGCGGTGCTCCCGATCAGAGGCAATGTGTTCCCCGACGG GCAATATTACACTGCTATGTACATTGGGAATCCTCCAAGACCTTATTTTCTTGATGTTGATACCGGAAGCGACTTGACATGGATACAGTGTGATGCACCCTGCACAAACTGTGCAAAG GGACCTCATCCTCTGTATAAGCCTGAGAAACCAAATGTGGTTCCTCCGAGAGACTCATATTGTCAAGAACTGCAGGGCAACCAGAACTATGGTGATACTAGCAAGCAATGTGATTATGAGATCACTTATGCCGATCGGAGCTCCTCTATGGGAATCCTTGCACGGGACAACATGCAACTGATCACTGCAGATGGTGAAAGGGAAAATTTGGATTTTGTGTTTGG GTGTGGATATGATCAGCAAGGAAATCTTTTGTCATCACCAGCAAACACTGATGGGATCCTGGGCTTGAGCAATGCAGCAATAAGCCTTCCTACCCAGCTAGCCAGCCAAGGGATAATTTCCAATGTTTTTGGCCATTGCATCGCGGCAGATCCCAGCAATGGTGGATATATGTTTCTTGGTGACGATTACGTTCCTAGATGGGGAATGACATGGATGCCTATCAGAAATGGTCCAGA GAACCTATACAGCACAGAAGTCCAGAAAGTGAACTATGGAGATCAGCAGCTTAATGTGCGACGAAAGGCAGGGAAGTTAACTCAAGTGATCTTTGACAGTGGGAGTTCATATACGTATTTACCACATGAGGACTACGCAAACCTGATTGCTTCA CTTAAAAGTCTCTCTCCAAGCCTTTTACAAGATGAGTCGGATCGAACACTACCGTTCTGCATGAAACCCGATTTTCCAGTGAG GTCTATGGATGATGTGAAACACCTGTTCAAACCCTTGAGTCTGGTATTCAAAAAAAGATTGTTCATCTTGCCAAGGACATTCGTTATCCCTCCTGAGGACTACTTAATCATCAGT GATAAGAACAATATCTGCCTAGGAGTATTGGATGGAACAGAGATTGGTCATGACTCAGCGATAGTAATCGGAG ATGTTTCCCTTCGAGGAAAGCTAGTTGTGTATAACAATGATGAGAAGCAGATAGGATGGGTTCAGTCAGACTGTTCCAAGCCACAGAAACAAAGTGGATTTCCTTTCCTCTTTAAAAGAGTGCTGCAAAATCAACTTTTGTAA
- the LOC127776205 gene encoding aluminum-activated malate transporter 9-like has product MESEHSQSLCLQPPLHDHPTTPQSTPTLLDTTVPLRPGGRTGRQTKPSVRAPTAQLSGTPVPPRRPNPPSPHQIEIPSSRPTDRILASRETSPPPSPAFAASLLERSGSEYPAMAAAGSAGSSPPPQPGQLGTLWSTLEDQRGGAREVPLLSSAWGLPGGGRGGDGGGEGGGWKEGLVRRAGAAAARVWGAVRGAAEELWALARADPRKAVFAAKVGLALALISLLVFLREPRDIVSHSVWAILTVVVVFEFSIGATFSKGFNRGLGTLTAGGLALAVAELSKHLGKLEEVILIISIFIVAFFTTLTKLHPKMKAYEYGFRVFLLTFCYVMVSGYNTGKFTDTAVSRFILIAIGAAVSLGINVGIYPIWAGQDLHNLVAKNFIGVAKSLEGCVDGYLKCMEYERIPSKILVYQASDDPLYSGYRAAVEASAQEETLLGFAIWEPPHGAYKMMKYPWRNFTKVGGALRHCSFAVMALHGCILSEIQAPPESRKVFSAEIHRVGIEGAKVLRELGDKVKTMTKLSSSDILAEVHLAAEQLQKRIDEKSYLLVNTERWDTSKQAEGIKEVLNGTGITGKENKIEVKEPTIVEQTTAHHSKSFAVNSFLSRHDSSSTVDNFKLLSWPARRSFHPNLPLEDEETKTYESASALSLATFASLLIEFVARLQNVVNAFQELSDKANFKEPVQEPVAVSTSDGGFLHNICKFVGIKS; this is encoded by the exons ATGGAATCCGAACACAGCCAAAGTCTGTGTCTGCAACCTCCACTGCATGACCATCCAACTACTCCACAGTCCACACCCACACTCCTCGATACAACTGTCCCACTCCGCCCCGGCGGCCGTACGGGCAGACAGACAAAGCCCAGTGTGCGCGCGCCAACCGCCCAGCTTTCCGGGACGCCAGTGCCCCCGCGCCGCCCAAATCCCCCCAGCCCACACCAGATTGAGATTCCATCGTCGCGACCCACCGACCGAATCCTCGCGTCTCGAGAGACgagcccccccccctcccccgccttcGCCGCGAGCCTTCTAGAGCGTTCCGGATCCGAGTatccggccatggcggccgcggGGAGCGCGgggtcctcgccgccgccgcagccggggCAGCTGGGGACGCTGTGGTCGACGCTGGAGGACCagcgcggcggggcgcgggAGGTGCCCCTGCTGTCGTCGGCGTGGGGCCTgccgggcggcgggcggggcggggacgggggcgGGGAAGGGGGTGGGTGGAAGGAGGGCTTGGTCCGGcgtgccggcgcggcggcggcgcgcgtgtgGGGCGccgtgcgcggcgcggcggaggagctgTGGGCGCTCGCGCGGGCCGACCCGCGGAAGGCCGTGTTCGCGGCGAAGGTCGGCCTGGCCCTGGCGCTCATCTCGCTGCTGGTGTTCCTCCGTGAGCCCCGCGACATCGTCAGCCACTCCGTCTGGGCCATCCTCACCGTAGTCGTCGTCTTCGAGTTCAGCATCG GTGCAACATTTAGCAAAGGTTTTAATAGGGGATTGGGTACCCTTACCGCTGGAGGGCTTGCGCTAGCAGTCGCCGAATTGTCCAAACACCTGGGAAAGCTGGAGGAAGTAATTcttataattagcatatttaTTGTTG CTTTTTTCACAACCTTGACGAAACTGCATCCAAAAATGAAGGCCTATGAGTATGGGTTCCGCGTATTCTTGTTGACATTCTGCTATGTCATGGTTTCTGGGTACAACACAGGGAAGTTCACTGATACGGCTGTGAGTAGATTTATATTAATTGCTATTGGTGCTGCTGTCAGTCTAGGAATCAATGTAGGTATTTACCCAATATGGGCTGGACAAGATTTGCACAATTTGGTTGCAAAAAACTTCATTGGTGTTGCAAAATCCTTGGAAG GTTGCGTTGATGGATATTTGAAATGCATGGAGTATGAAAGGATTCCTTCGAAAATACTTGTATATCAAGCATCTGATGATCCTCTATATAGTGGCTATAGGGCAGCAGTTGAGGCATCAGCACAAGAGGAAACTCTG TTGGGTTTTGCTATATGGGAGCCACCCCATGGCGCTTACAAAATGATGAAGTACCCCTGGAGGAATTTCACCAAAGTTGGTGGGGCATTGAGGCATTGCTCCTTTGCAGTCATGGCATTGCATGGCTGTATTCTTTCCGAAATTCAG GCACCACCAGAAAGCAGAAAGGTTTTTAGTGCAGAAATTCACAGAGTTGGTATAGAAGGTGCAAAAGTGTTGCGCGAGCTTGGAGACAAAGTCAAGACAATGACCAAATTGAGCTCTTCAGATATTCTAGCAGAAGTCCACTTGGCTGCTGAACAGTTGCAAAAAAGGATTGATGAGAAGTCGTACCTTCTTGTGAATACTGAAAGATGGGACACTAGCAAGCAAGCCGAAGGTATCAAAGAAGTTCTGAATGGCACCGGCATTACGGGAAAGGAAAACAAGATCGAAGTGAAGGAGCCTACAATTGTTGAACAAACTACAGCGCATCATTCAAAAAGCTTTGCTGTTAATTCATTTCTGAGCAGACATGATTCATCATCAACTGTAGACAATTTCAAGTTACTGTCTTGGCCTGCTCGAAGATCATTCCATCCAAACCTGCCACTTGAAGACGAGGAAACAAAAACATATGAAAGTGCAAGTGCTCTGTCCTTGGCCACATTTGCCTCCCTTCTAATCGAATTTGTTGCCCGACTACAGAATGTTGTTAATGCATTTCAAGAGTTGAGTGATAAGGCTAACTTCAAAGAGCCTGTGCAGGAGCCTGTTGCAGTTAGTACTAGTGATGGCGGCTTTCTCCATAACATATGCAAATTCGTCGGAATCAAGAGTTAA